The Acanthochromis polyacanthus isolate Apoly-LR-REF ecotype Palm Island chromosome 5, KAUST_Apoly_ChrSc, whole genome shotgun sequence genome includes a window with the following:
- the LOC110962787 gene encoding tripartite motif-containing protein 16-like: MAQQRNQPNSEKISCSICLDLLKDPVTTSCGHSYCMDCIKTHWDGEDRKRIYSCPQCRKTFKRRPDLQKNILLAELVEELKKTGLQAAAAADDDDDHCYAGPGDVACDVCTGWKMKAVKSCLVCLASYCENHLQPHYDSPPLRKHQLVEPSKNLQENICSRHDKMMEIFCCTDQQLTCFLCTMDEHKGHKIVPAAVERTKKQKELEVSRLNIQQRIQDRQKDVKLLQQELKEIKVSVDKTVEDSEKMFTEMIHLIRKRGRDVEQQIKSQQEAEESRVKELQEKLEQEIRDLERKDAELKQLSDTPDHSQFLHNYPSVSALSESTHSSSISIRPLRHLEDVTAAVSELRGKVEDVLKDTWTDISPAVTQPDVLLSEPQPEPKTRDEFLKYSREITLDPNTAHRYVILSAGNRKATLREQKQRYPDHPDRFTGCWQVLSKESLTGRCYWEVEWSGLGVVVAVAYKNICRKGNSDKCEFGRNDRSWSLRCGANRYKFLYNNTKMYVSGPRSSRIGVYLDHRAGILSFYSISETMTLLHRVQTTFTEPIHAGVYLFSDGGWLFSSGATAEFLKLR; this comes from the coding sequence ATGGCGCAGCAAAGAAATCAGCCGAATTCAGAGAAAATCTCTTGTTCCATCTGTCTGGATCTCCTGAAGGATCCGGTCACTACTTCCTGTGGACACAGCTACTGCATGGACTGTATTAAAACACACTGGGATGGAGAGGACAGGAAGAGAATCTACAGCTGCCCTCAGTGCAGGAAGACTTTCAAGCGGAGGCCCGAtctgcagaaaaacatcctGTTAGCAGAGTtagtggaggagctgaagaagactggactccaagctgctgctgctgctgatgatgatgatgatcactGCTATGCTGGACCTGGAGATGTGGCATGTGATGTCTGCACTGGGTGGAAGATGAAGGCTGTCAAGTCCTGTCTGGTCTGTTTGGCTTCTTATTGTGAAAATCACCTCCAACCTCACTATGATTCACCTCCATTAAGGAAACACCAGCTGGTGGAGCCCTCCAAGAAcctccaggagaacatctgctctcgTCATGACAAGATGATGGAGATTTTCTGTTGCACTGATCAGCAGTTGACTTGTTTTCTCTGCACAATGGATGAACATAAAGGCCACAAAATAGTCCCAGCAGCAGTGGAAAGGACGAAGAAGCAGAAAGAGCTGGAGGTGAGTCGACTGAACatccagcagagaatccaggacagacagaaagatgtgaagctgcttcaacaggagctgaaggagATCAAGGTCTCTGTTGATAAAACAGTGGAAGACAGTGAGAAGATGTTCACCGAGATGATCCATCTCATCAGGAAAAGAGGCCGagatgtggagcagcagatcaaATCCCAGCAGGAGGCCGAAGAGAGTCGAGTCAAAGAGCttcaggagaagctggagcaggagatcaGGGATCTGGAGAGGAAAGACgctgagctgaagcagctcTCAGATACACCAGATCACAGCCAGTTTCTCCACAACTACCCCTCAGTGTCAGCACTCAGTGAGTCCACACACTCATCCAGCATCAGCATCCGTCCTCTGAGACACTTAGAGGAcgtgacagcagctgtgtcaGAGCTCAGAGGTAAAGTAGAGGACGTTCTGAAGGACACCTGGACAGACATCTCACCAGCAGTCACTCAGCCAGACGTTTTACTGTCAGAACCACAACCAGAACCAAAAACCAGAGATGAGTTCTTAAAATATTCAAGAGAAATCactctggatccaaacacagcacacagaTATGTGATACTGTCTGCGGGGAACAGAAAAGCAACTTTAAGGGAACAAAAACAACGTTaccctgatcatccagacagattcaCTGGATGCTGGCAGGTCCTGAGTAAagagagtctgactggacgttgttactgggaggtggagtggagtgGATTAGGAGTTGTTGTAGCAGTCGCATACAAGAATATCTGCAGAAAAGGAAACTCAGATAAATGTGAATTTGGAAGAAATGACAGATCTTGGTCTTTGCGTTGTGGTGCCAACAGGTATAAATTTTTATACAACAATACTAAAATGTATGTCTCTGGTCCTCGGTCCTCCAGAATTGGAGTCTATCTGGATCACAGAGCAGGTATTCTGTCTTTCTACAGCATCTCTGAAACCATGactctcctccacagagtccagaccacattcactgagcCCATACATGCTGGAGTTTATCTTTTCAGTGATGGAGGTTGGTTGTTCAGCTCTGGAGCCACTGCTGAGTTCCTAAAACTCAGATAG